Proteins from one Rosa chinensis cultivar Old Blush chromosome 7, RchiOBHm-V2, whole genome shotgun sequence genomic window:
- the LOC112177496 gene encoding protein disulfide-isomerase-like, translating to MLADCVLDCENGSSVKEEFNVEALEKFLEESSSAVVTEFNNDPDNHPFVIKFFNGPNDKAMLFLNFSSDVADAFKSKYREEAEKYKGEGISFLVGDLEASQGAFQYFGLKEDQVPLIIIQTNDRQKFLKPHLEPDHISVRVKEYKDGKVSPYKKSEPILEKNDDPVKVVVAESLQDIIFKSGKNVLL from the exons ATGTTAGCTGATTGTGTTTTGGATTGTGAGAATGGCTCTAGTGTGAAGGAA GAATTCAATGTAGAGGCTCTAGAGAAGTTCCTTGAAGAATCTAGCTCGGCAGTTGTTACAGAATTCAACAATGACCCAGACAACCACCCTTTTGTTATCAAGTTCTTCAATGGTCCAAATGATAAGGCTATGTTGTTTCTGAACTTCAGCAGTGATGTTGCTGATGCTTTTAAATCAAAGTATCGTGAAGAAGCTGAGAAATACAAAGGAGAGGGCATAAGTTTTTTAGTTGGAGATCTAGAGGCTAGTCAAGGTGCCTTCCAGTACTTTGGACTTAAAGAAGACCAAGTGCCTCTCATCATCATACAGACCAATGACAGACAAAAGTTTTTGAAACCACATTTGGAGCCAGATCATATTTCAGTTAGGGTGAAGGAATACAAGGATGGGAAAGTATCACCATACAAAAAGTCTGAACCCATCCTTGAGAAGAACGATGACCCTGTTAAAGTTGTAGTCGCTGAGAGCCTCCAGGACATTATTTTCAAGTCTGGGAAAAATGTGCTACTCTAG